The following proteins come from a genomic window of Mariniflexile sp. TRM1-10:
- the rplW gene encoding 50S ribosomal protein L23 yields the protein MSILIKPIITEKATANSELRNCYTFAVNTKANKVEIKKAVEAAYGVSVEKVRTINVRPERRTRYTKTGIQHGKTNAVKKAIVQLAEGEMIDLYSNM from the coding sequence ATGAGTATCTTAATTAAACCTATAATCACAGAAAAAGCGACAGCAAATAGCGAGTTGAGAAACTGCTATACTTTTGCGGTGAATACAAAGGCGAACAAGGTAGAAATCAAAAAAGCGGTGGAAGCTGCTTATGGTGTTTCTGTTGAAAAAGTTCGTACTATAAATGTCCGTCCAGAAAGAAGAACTCGTTATACAAAAACGGGTATTCAACATGGTAAAACAAATGCTGTTAAAAAAGCAATTGTACAACTGGCGGAAGGTGAAATGATTGATTTATACAGTAACATGTAA
- the rplV gene encoding 50S ribosomal protein L22, which yields MGSRKKQMADAIKEGNKLVAFAKLNNCPTSPRKMRLVADLVRGEKVEKALNILKFNQKEASSKLEKLLLSAIANWQSKNEEASIEDAELIVKEIRVDGGAMLKRLRPAPQGRAHRIRKRSNHVTIVVGANNNTQS from the coding sequence ATGGGAAGTCGTAAAAAACAAATGGCAGACGCTATTAAGGAAGGAAATAAGCTAGTTGCTTTTGCTAAACTTAATAATTGTCCTACGTCACCGAGAAAAATGCGTTTAGTAGCCGATTTAGTAAGAGGTGAAAAAGTAGAAAAAGCACTTAATATCTTGAAGTTCAATCAAAAAGAAGCTTCGTCTAAATTAGAGAAATTGCTTTTATCGGCAATTGCCAACTGGCAATCTAAAAACGAAGAAGCTAGCATTGAAGATGCAGAGTTGATTGTAAAAGAAATTAGAGTTGATGGAGGAGCAATGTTAAAAAGATTGCGTCCAGCACCACAAGGTCGTGCACACAGAATTAGAAAACGTTCAAACCACGTAACAATCGTAGTTGGAGCTAACAATAACACACAAAGCTAA
- the rplB gene encoding 50S ribosomal protein L2: MSVRKLKPITPGQRFRVVNGFDAITTDKPEKSLLVPNKRSGGRNSQGKMTMRYIGGGHKRKYRIIDFKRNKAGIPAEVKSIEYDPNRTAFIALLNYQDGEKRYIIAQNGLQVGQTVVSGENVAPEIGNAMPLSQIPLGTIISCVELRPGQGAIMARSAGAFAQLMARDGKFATIKLPSGETRLILVNCLATIGVVSNSDHQLLVSGKAGRTRWLGRRPRTRPVVMNPVDHPMGGGEGKSSGGHPRSRNGIPAKGYRTRSKKNASNKYIVERRKK, from the coding sequence ATGTCAGTAAGAAAATTAAAACCAATCACACCAGGACAGCGATTTAGAGTAGTAAATGGATTTGACGCCATTACTACTGATAAGCCGGAAAAGAGTTTACTCGTTCCGAACAAAAGGTCTGGTGGTAGAAACAGTCAAGGAAAAATGACCATGCGCTATATAGGTGGAGGTCATAAAAGAAAGTATCGTATTATCGATTTTAAACGTAATAAAGCTGGTATCCCTGCTGAAGTTAAGTCTATTGAATACGATCCAAACAGAACCGCTTTTATCGCATTATTGAATTATCAAGATGGCGAAAAAAGATATATCATTGCACAAAACGGTTTGCAAGTAGGACAAACTGTAGTTTCAGGAGAAAATGTTGCTCCAGAAATTGGAAATGCAATGCCACTTAGTCAAATTCCATTAGGAACCATTATTTCTTGTGTAGAGTTACGTCCAGGTCAAGGAGCTATTATGGCTCGTAGTGCTGGTGCTTTTGCTCAGTTAATGGCAAGAGATGGTAAGTTTGCAACTATTAAATTGCCTTCTGGTGAAACAAGATTAATCCTTGTTAACTGCTTAGCAACTATAGGTGTTGTATCTAACTCAGATCACCAATTGTTAGTGTCTGGTAAAGCGGGTAGAACAAGGTGGTTAGGAAGACGTCCACGTACAAGACCAGTAGTAATGAACCCTGTTGATCACCCTATGGGTGGTGGTGAAGGTAAATCTTCTGGAGGACACCCACGTTCTAGAAACGGTATTCCAGCTAAAGGTTATAGAACACGTTCTAAAAAGAATGCAAGTAATAAATATATTGTAGAACGTAGAAAGAAATAA
- the rpsS gene encoding 30S ribosomal protein S19 produces MARSLKKGPFVHYKLEKKVADNVEANKKTVIKTWSRASMITPDFVGQTIAVHNGRQFVPVYVTENMVGHKLGEFSPTRSFRGHAGAKNKGKK; encoded by the coding sequence ATGGCAAGATCATTAAAAAAAGGACCGTTCGTTCATTATAAATTAGAGAAAAAAGTGGCTGATAATGTTGAAGCTAACAAAAAAACCGTAATCAAAACGTGGTCTAGAGCCTCTATGATTACTCCGGATTTTGTTGGACAAACTATCGCAGTTCACAATGGCCGTCAATTTGTGCCAGTATATGTAACTGAAAACATGGTAGGTCATAAATTAGGAGAATTTTCACCAACACGTTCATTCCGTGGACATGCAGGTGCTAAAAACAAAGGTAAAAAGTAG